A genomic stretch from Microtus pennsylvanicus isolate mMicPen1 chromosome 11, mMicPen1.hap1, whole genome shotgun sequence includes:
- the Emp2 gene encoding epithelial membrane protein 2, which yields MLVILAFIIVFHIICATLLFISTINNAWWVGEDFSADIWRVCINNTNCTEINDLSGSDGFTDYSIMQAVQATMILSTILCSLSFLIFLLQLFRLKQGERFILTAIIQLMSCLCAMIGASIYTDRRQDLHQQNYQVYYLMQEGSYGYSFILAWVSFSFTFISGLMYMILRKRK from the exons ATGTTGGTGATTCTGGCCTTCATCATCGTCTTCCACATCATCTGTGCGACGCTGCTGTTTATTTCCACCATTAACAAT GCCTGGTGGGTTGGAGAAGACTTCTCAGCGGACATCTGGAGAGTGTGCATCAACAATACAAACTGCACAGAGATCAATGACCTGAGTGGCAGCGATGGGTTCACAG ATTACTCCATCATGCAGGCCGTGCAGGCCACCATGATCCTCTCCACCATCCTCTGCAGCctctccttcctcatctttctGCTCCAGCTCTTCCGCCTCAAGCAGGGAGAGAGGTTCATCCTAACCGCCATCATCCAGCTCATGTCCT GTTTATGTGCCATGATCGGGGCTTCCATTTATACAGACCGGCGCCAAGACCTTCACCAACAGAACTACCAGGTCTATTACCTGATGCAGGAAGGCAGCTATGGCTACTCTTTCATTCTAGCCTGGGTGTCCTTCTCCTTCACTTTCATCAGTGGTCTCATGTACATGATCCTGAGGAAGCGCAAGTAG